From Oncorhynchus masou masou isolate Uvic2021 chromosome 7, UVic_Omas_1.1, whole genome shotgun sequence, one genomic window encodes:
- the LOC135543422 gene encoding interleukin-27 subunit beta-like isoform X2 yields MYVQHCVCVLFWLCVCAVVTLLSGVLSSDGTVLAVPSGENRAERDPPSPPEVRCWSPSYPFKALCSWPEPPQTQLPIQYIATYSPESSLPRVNGSSPGARWLCVLNGLKLYTSYKLNITGVNHMGSASHLQAFTVEDIVKPDPPVNVTVQVIPGKLRLLVKWAPPPSWSDRTLFPLKYQVRYHWDNKGTPHEITLDPFEDTKKVLPGLSPERSYQVQVCSMELMGLGQSSDWSLPITVTTPAH; encoded by the exons ATGTACGtccagcattgtgtgtgtgttctgttctggctgtgtgtgtgtgctgtggtgaCTCTTCTCAGCGGTGTACTCAGCAGCGATGGGACGGTTCTGGCGGTTCCATCAGGAGAGAACAGAGCAGAAAGGG accccccctcccctccagagGTACGTTGCTGGTCTCCCAGTTACCCCTTCAAAGCCCTCTGCTCATGGCCTGAGCCTCCACAGACCCAGCTTCCCATACAGTACATCGCCACCTAcag CCCAGAGTCCTCTCTCCCTAGGGTGAATGGCTCCTCTCCAGGGGCAAGGTGGCTCTGTGTCCTAAATGGTTTAAAGCTCTACACGTCTTACAAGCTCAACATCACAGGAGTCAACCATATGGGCAGCGCCTCCCACCTACAGGCCTTCACTGTAGAGGACATTG tgaagcCGGACCCCCCTGTGAATGTGACTGTGCAAGTCATTCCCGGGAAGCTGAGGCTGTTAGTGAAGTGGGCCCCTCCCCCTTCCTGGTCTGACCGCACCCTCTTCCCCCTGAAGTACCAAGTCAGATACCACTGGGACAACAAGGGTACCCCACATGAGATCACT TTGGATCCGTTTGAGGACACCAAGAAAGTTCTACCAGGGCTGTCTCCTGAGAGGTCTTATCAGGTTCAGGTGTGTTCCATGGAACTGATGGGGCTGGGACAGAGCAGTGATTGGAGCCTACCTATTACTGTCACTACGCCtgcacactga
- the LOC135543422 gene encoding interleukin-27 subunit beta-like isoform X1, whose product MYVQHCVCVLFWLCVCAVVTLLSGVLSSDGTVLAVPSGENRAERDPPSPPEVRCWSPSYPFKALCSWPEPPQTQLPIQYIATYSMKGGEIQQCHPYPTSVHPLPSPESSLPRVNGSSPGARWLCVLNGLKLYTSYKLNITGVNHMGSASHLQAFTVEDIVKPDPPVNVTVQVIPGKLRLLVKWAPPPSWSDRTLFPLKYQVRYHWDNKGTPHEITLDPFEDTKKVLPGLSPERSYQVQVCSMELMGLGQSSDWSLPITVTTPAH is encoded by the exons ATGTACGtccagcattgtgtgtgtgttctgttctggctgtgtgtgtgtgctgtggtgaCTCTTCTCAGCGGTGTACTCAGCAGCGATGGGACGGTTCTGGCGGTTCCATCAGGAGAGAACAGAGCAGAAAGGG accccccctcccctccagagGTACGTTGCTGGTCTCCCAGTTACCCCTTCAAAGCCCTCTGCTCATGGCCTGAGCCTCCACAGACCCAGCTTCCCATACAGTACATCGCCACCTAcag TATGAAAGGCGGAGAGATCCAGCAGTGCCATCCCTACCCTACCTCTGTGCATCCTCTCCCCAGCCCAGAGTCCTCTCTCCCTAGGGTGAATGGCTCCTCTCCAGGGGCAAGGTGGCTCTGTGTCCTAAATGGTTTAAAGCTCTACACGTCTTACAAGCTCAACATCACAGGAGTCAACCATATGGGCAGCGCCTCCCACCTACAGGCCTTCACTGTAGAGGACATTG tgaagcCGGACCCCCCTGTGAATGTGACTGTGCAAGTCATTCCCGGGAAGCTGAGGCTGTTAGTGAAGTGGGCCCCTCCCCCTTCCTGGTCTGACCGCACCCTCTTCCCCCTGAAGTACCAAGTCAGATACCACTGGGACAACAAGGGTACCCCACATGAGATCACT TTGGATCCGTTTGAGGACACCAAGAAAGTTCTACCAGGGCTGTCTCCTGAGAGGTCTTATCAGGTTCAGGTGTGTTCCATGGAACTGATGGGGCTGGGACAGAGCAGTGATTGGAGCCTACCTATTACTGTCACTACGCCtgcacactga
- the LOC135543421 gene encoding cytokine receptor-like factor 1 isoform X1 → MLSLLFLILYIPAVMSSSSQMAGIFPQDPALPIGSTLTATCSVSPDLGLHASSLFWSLNGRRLPSSSYSVLSPTALSVTLPGLPASRQRSGDNLVCHNHGGHVLAGSCLYIGMPPVKPVNLTCWSRNTKDLTCRWAPGGQGETFIKTKYTLKYKLRWYGRERECEEYNAAQPYSCYIPRDLALFTPYEMWVEATNQLGSATSDVITLDILDVVTTDPPSGVSVSRVGDLEDHLSVRWESPPALKDFLFQAKYQIRYRLEDNSDWKVMDDVGNQTSCRLAGLRPGTVYFVQVRCNPVGIFGSRRAGIWSEWSHPTAASTPHSERVLSGSCDSKSGDSNSTLRRELKQFFGWVRNHAYGCGGMSIKLYDQWRVWMQKSHKTRNQVLQGDKL, encoded by the exons ATGTTGTCATTATTATTCTTGATTCTGTACATTCCTGCTGTTATGTCCTCATCGTCAC agaTGGCTGGGATCTTCCCCCAGGACCCAGCCCTGCCCATCGGCTCCACCCTCACTGCCACATGTTCAGTCAGCCCTGATCTGGGCCTCCACGCTAGCTCTCTGTTCTGGAGCCTGAATGGCCGCCGGCTGCCCAGCTCTTCTTACAGCGTGTTGAGCCCTACGGCCCTCAGTGTCACCCTGCCGGGCCTGCCAGCCTCTAGGCAGAGGTCAGGGGACAACCTGGTGTGTCACAACCATGGAGGACATGTTCTGGCCGGGTCCTGCCTCTACATTGGGA TGCCTCCAGTGAAGCCAGTCAACTTAACCTGCTGGTCCAGAAACACCAAAGACCTGACCTGTCGATGGGCAccgggaggacagggagagacctTCATCAAGACCAAATACACACTCAAATACAAACTCAG gtggtatggcagagagagagaatgtgaggagTACAATGCCGCCCAGCCGTACTCTTGCTACATACCTCGTGACCTCGCCCTCTTCACGCCCTACGAGATGTGGGTGGAAGCCACCAATCAGCTCGGCTCAGCCACCTCTGATGTCATAACCCTGGATATCCTAGACGTGG TAACCACGGACCCGCCGTCAGGTGTGAGTGTGAGTCGTGTGGGTGACCTGGAGGACCATCTGAGTGTTCGATGGGAGTCTCCCCCAGCTCTCAAAGACTTCCTGTTCCAGGCCAAGTACCAGATACGCTACCGGCTGGAGGACAACTCAGACTGGAAGGTCATGGATGACGTTGGGAACCAGACATCATGTCGTCTGGCAGGCCTGAGACCGGGTACTGTGTATTTTGTCcag GTACGCTGTAACCCAGTAGGGATCTTTGGGTCTCGTAGGGCTGGTATCTGGAGTGAATGGAGCCATCCTACTGCTGCTTCTACACCTCATAGTG agcGTGTATTATCAGGTTCGTGTGACTCCAAGTCTGGAGACTCCAATTCTACGTTACGTCGAGAGCTGAAGCAGTTCTTTGGCTGGGTACGGAATCATGCGTATGGCTGCGGCGGCATGTCAATCAAACTCTACGACCAATGGAGAGTCTGGATGCAAAAGAGCCACAAAACACGCAACCAG gtcctaCAAGGGGATAAGTTATAG
- the LOC135543421 gene encoding cytokine receptor-like factor 1 isoform X2 — MLSLLFLILYIPAVMSSSSQMAGIFPQDPALPIGSTLTATCSVSPDLGLHASSLFWSLNGRRLPSSSYSVLSPTALSVTLPGLPASRQRSGDNLVCHNHGGHVLAGSCLYIGMPPVKPVNLTCWSRNTKDLTCRWAPGGQGETFIKTKYTLKYKLRWYGRERECEEYNAAQPYSCYIPRDLALFTPYEMWVEATNQLGSATSDVITLDILDVVTTDPPSGVSVSRVGDLEDHLSVRWESPPALKDFLFQAKYQIRYRLEDNSDWKVMDDVGNQTSCRLAGLRPGTVYFVQVRCNPVGIFGSRRAGIWSEWSHPTAASTPHSERVLSGSCDSKSGDSNSTLRRELKQFFGWVRNHAYGCGGMSIKLYDQWRVWMQKSHKTRNQVGPTRG; from the exons ATGTTGTCATTATTATTCTTGATTCTGTACATTCCTGCTGTTATGTCCTCATCGTCAC agaTGGCTGGGATCTTCCCCCAGGACCCAGCCCTGCCCATCGGCTCCACCCTCACTGCCACATGTTCAGTCAGCCCTGATCTGGGCCTCCACGCTAGCTCTCTGTTCTGGAGCCTGAATGGCCGCCGGCTGCCCAGCTCTTCTTACAGCGTGTTGAGCCCTACGGCCCTCAGTGTCACCCTGCCGGGCCTGCCAGCCTCTAGGCAGAGGTCAGGGGACAACCTGGTGTGTCACAACCATGGAGGACATGTTCTGGCCGGGTCCTGCCTCTACATTGGGA TGCCTCCAGTGAAGCCAGTCAACTTAACCTGCTGGTCCAGAAACACCAAAGACCTGACCTGTCGATGGGCAccgggaggacagggagagacctTCATCAAGACCAAATACACACTCAAATACAAACTCAG gtggtatggcagagagagagaatgtgaggagTACAATGCCGCCCAGCCGTACTCTTGCTACATACCTCGTGACCTCGCCCTCTTCACGCCCTACGAGATGTGGGTGGAAGCCACCAATCAGCTCGGCTCAGCCACCTCTGATGTCATAACCCTGGATATCCTAGACGTGG TAACCACGGACCCGCCGTCAGGTGTGAGTGTGAGTCGTGTGGGTGACCTGGAGGACCATCTGAGTGTTCGATGGGAGTCTCCCCCAGCTCTCAAAGACTTCCTGTTCCAGGCCAAGTACCAGATACGCTACCGGCTGGAGGACAACTCAGACTGGAAGGTCATGGATGACGTTGGGAACCAGACATCATGTCGTCTGGCAGGCCTGAGACCGGGTACTGTGTATTTTGTCcag GTACGCTGTAACCCAGTAGGGATCTTTGGGTCTCGTAGGGCTGGTATCTGGAGTGAATGGAGCCATCCTACTGCTGCTTCTACACCTCATAGTG agcGTGTATTATCAGGTTCGTGTGACTCCAAGTCTGGAGACTCCAATTCTACGTTACGTCGAGAGCTGAAGCAGTTCTTTGGCTGGGTACGGAATCATGCGTATGGCTGCGGCGGCATGTCAATCAAACTCTACGACCAATGGAGAGTCTGGATGCAAAAGAGCCACAAAACACGCAACCAGGTAG gtcctaCAAGGGGATAA